In the Candidatus Bathyarchaeia archaeon genome, TTTCCGCTGTTTTTGATGTTTGTGTTTTGGGTTGCTTTTGGTTTTCTGTGTTTAAAACGGTTTTTTCTTGCGTCTCTGAACGGCGCAGAAAGGTAGGTTCTGGCGGGTTTTGGTTGGTTTAGTGTGTGGGTTTGTGGTTGTTTGGTTGTAGGTTCTTATAGTTTGGCTGCAGAGTTGTTTGGCATTGGTGCTGCCTTTGGTTGGGTTGCTTGAGCCTTTAAGTGTTAATGGCTTAACTTTCAGGAACCGGATAGTTATGCCTCCGATGCAGTCGGGCAGAGCCTCCTTCGAAGGTGCCGTCACCAACCGTCTAATCAACTTCTACGTTTCCCGTTCTGCACTGGTGGGTTTGCCTATTGTGGAGCATGCTTACGTTTCCCTCACAGGCAGGCTCAGCCTCAAACAGTTAGGCATCTACAACGACACCTTAGTGCCTGGATTTGAAAAGTTGGCCTCAGCCATACACGGCGTCGGAGCCCCCGCTATACTGCAAATAACCCACGCAGGCGGGGTAGCCAACAAGAACGTCATCAACACCCAACCTGCCGGTCCTTCGGCGACTGGCAAAATGCGGGAACTGCAAAAACCTGAGTTGGAAGGCATCGCGGAAGAGTTTGCTTTGGCGGCAGAGCGGGCTTTAAAGGCAGGGTTTGACGGGGTAGAGTTGCATGGCGCTCATGGTTATCTGCTTTGCCAGTTCTTTTCACCCCTGCTTAACAAGCGCAACGACGAGTTTGGGGGCTCTTTGGAGAGGCGGATGCGGTTTCCGCTTTTGGTGGTTGAGAAGGTGCGGGAAGTGTTGGGAGGCAAGGTTTTGCTTTACCGGTTGGGCGCAGACGATTTAGCCCCAAACGGCATCCAAGTCTCGGATGCTGCAGCGTTTGCGGTGGAGCTTGAACGTGCAGGCGTGGGCATCATTGATGTGTCCGGTGGGATGTGTGGGGCGGAACCCAAACAATTCAAAAACACATATGGCTACTTTATTCCGCAGGCAGAAGAGGTCAAGAAGGCTGTTCAGGTTCCCGTTATCGGGGTGGGTGGCATCACGGAGGCCGCATACGCTGATAGCCTTGTGCGGGACGGCAAAGTGGATTTAGTTGCCGTTGGCCGGGCGCTGCTGAAGGATTCTGGGTGGGCAGAAAAAGCCGTTGAAGTACTGCAGTAACCCATAGGCATCGCCTGATAGAGCTATTGTTGTTTTCCTTTGTCCCAGTAGTAAAGAAACAGGTCTCTGACCCAACCCAAAAACGTGGGGTCACTGCCAAAGAAACCTGCATAATCCACCCTGCCATCAGCAAAGCGGAAACATACCACCGCCTCTTTTTCGGTCACCGCAAAAATCACGGGTGGGTCAAGCAAGGTTCTGTTTTCAAGGTTGCGCAGTTTAGTGGGTGGCTGGGGTGACAGGACTCTATATTCGACGCCTTTGGGGACTTGCTCGGACATGGTTTGGAAGTCTTTGGGAAGTGGTTCAGGCGAAACTCCCCACATGAACTTCTCGGCTTCTCCAATCAGTTGTGAGGATTTTACGGTGCTCTCCACCATCCCCATCTTCAAGGTTGCTCCCGAAAGCTCGCCAATTCTTTTCACAGACTGAGTGGGTAGCCGCCAGAGGTCGTGGGCTACAAAGTACTGTTTGTGTTTAAAGGCAAATTCTAACGAGGCAGAAAGCTCCAGCACCAGCCTGCCGTACTGCGTTATGGCGTAAGTGCCTTCTGGCTGTTTTTGAATAAGCAAGGCTTCAGAAAGTCGCTGTAGTTGCCTAAACGTTTCCGTGGCGGTTAAATCCAGTTTGCGCGCGACATCATTCATCTTCCAGTTCTTCTGGTTGAGCTCCCGCAGCAAGTCCAGTCGGCTTTCGCTGGCTAACTCAAAAAACAGTTTCTCGATTCCTTCAGGCGTCTCCATGTTCCTCACCGATGTTAATGCGTTCACACTGATGTGTACCACTTTACATTGATTGCAAATAAAAGTAATCAGCCTTCGCAGCCAAGTAGAAGTCAGGCTGAAACATCATGGAAAACAAAACAACCAAAACCGAACGGGTCTTCTCCATAGAACTCAACTCTCGACTTAACCTAAAAAACCTCACATTAACCAACGGTAACACTGACCGAGTCCTTGTTGAAGGCACCTTGGGCGAGCTTGTGCGCGCTGGGTTTGTGGAAGGTTTACTTCTGGAACTTTTAGGAACCAAGGGCACTTTGCGGATTAACCTGACCCCCGGGGAACTGAGAAAGGTGCCCCAAATGGCTGCCGTAGCAGATGAGGGGCGTCAATTTCCCAAAGTGGAACAAGAATCTGTGCAGGAGGTGGAACAGTGAAAAAACTAACAATCGCCTTAATTGTCGTGATTGCCCTATTGAGCATTGCAGCGGTTAAGACCGTCATACCCGACGCAAACGTTAGCAAGGTTTGCCTGCTGGGCTACAAAGCTGCTTGCTCCTTCACCCCAATAAGCGCTGTCATCTTGGCTTTGGGTGCCGCGGTTACGTTTGTGGTTGCAAAACGTACGGTTCTGGGTAAGCTATGAGTCAACATAAAAACCTCGAACCGCCTTTTCTATATGGCAGTCAAAGAAAGCAACCCGCGGATGGTAATTTGGGCATAGAAATCTTTTATTTTTCGGGAACTGGAAACTCGCTGGTTGTGGCAAGAGACCTCGCCAAAAAAACAAACGCAACCCTGACCCCCATAGTCTTAGTGATGGGGCAGCAAACTGTTGAATCTAATGCGGACGCCATAGGGGTCGTGTTTCCTGTTTTCTACGCCACCAACGACCGCGGCATACCCCTTATAATCCGCAGATTCTTAGACAAACTCAAAGGGCTTGAGTCAAAATACGTTTTTGCGGTCTGCACTAGCGGGTACATGCCAGGCTCCACCATTGAAAACCTGAGAAAAGACCTTGAAGCAAAAGGTGGAAAGTTGGCGGCGGGCTTTAATGTGCGGATGGGCAGCAAACGCGTTGCCCCTGCCAAGCAGCAAAAGATGCGTGCCAAACGCGAAAAGAAGCTAACCGCTATAGGCGACTATGTTGTTGCTCGGAAAACTGGCAGATTTGAGACGCGGGGTGCGGTTCAGAAAATTCTTTTGGCGCCGTTGCATGCGTTTGAACGCGTGGTTTTCCAGTACCGATACCGCAGGCTGGCTCAGGCATCAGATTTGTCTTTTATGGAGCTTGTGCCTTTAGCAGACCTGAGCTTTCGGGTTAACGAGAAGTGTGTTGGGTGCGGCGTCTGCGCCAGAGTCTGCCCTGTGAACAACATAAAGTTGGTTGATGGCAAACCCGTGTGGCTGCATCACTGTGAAACCTGTTATGCTTGTTATGCTTGGTGTCCTGAAGGCGCGATAGGCGGAGACATTGTTGCCTACAACGATTGGTATCGTAATCCGGAGGCAAAATTGTCCGATATGCTGGCTGCAAAACGGTCCAGCTGACTTTTTGAGGATTAGTGGCAGGAGTGGTTCTTGGCGTGGGTTTACTTGTACAAAGCAATCCTCTCTTGAATTCAAATTCGGTGATGTTCAGCCTAACCTGCAGAGAGTGGCTAAATGTAAAACAAAACAGGCTTATTTTAGACAATATTTTGCTCACCGCATTTTTTTCTGGTTTTTTGCCAAATCAGCCCCTCCAGTTTTTCGGGTGTTCCCCCTTTTCAGGGCAGAACGCGCCTTAACTCAAAGCAACAGATATTAACCTCAACCGTTTGGGCAAAAGTAGGGATGCCTATTAAGCTCATAACTGTAGCTGGACCCCCCTCGTCTGGCAAAACCTCCGTGATTCTTCAACTGGCAGCGTGTTTGAAAGAGAAAAACATGCGCCTTGGAGCGGTGAAGTTTGACTGCCTCACCTCCTTTGACCAAATCCGCTACCAAGAAGCAGGCATCCCCATACAGGTAGGCTTCTCAGGCAAAGTCTGCCCCGACCACTTCTTCATAAGCAACATTGAAGACGCCGTGGCTTGGGGACACCGACAAGAACTGGATATCCTCATAACTGAAAGCGCAGGGCTCTGCAACCGCTGCTCCCCCCACATCAGCCGCATCCTTGCCGTCTGCGTCATTGACAACCTCTCCGGCATCCAAACCCCTAGAAAAATTGGTCCAATGCTCAAACTCGCCGACGTAGTTGTCATCACCAAAGGCGACATCGTTTCACAGGCGGAGCGGGAAGTGTTCAGCTTCAATGTCCGCCAAGTCAACACCCGCGCAAACATCCTGTTTGTTAACGGCATCACGGGTCAGGGCGCCTTTATGCTCAGCAAACACGCCCTTGAAGCCCCTGACGTTACCACTCTTCGCGACATGCGCCTTCGCTTCACCACCCCTGCTTCCGTCTGCTCTTACTGCACTGGCGAAACCCGAATCGGCGAAGACTACCAAATGGGTATGCTCAAAAAACTTGAGTTCAGGTGAGGACCATAGATTTTCGACAACTCGTGGAAACCAAAGCCATCGGCGAAATTCTGGCGCAGTATCCAGTGGCAAGAGACTTCTTAGTCAACTTTAACTTGGCAGATTTGCCCCAAACCTTCCCTTTGGCAGCGGCGCTGGAACAAGTTGATGAGGTTCGCTTTGCCGACTTCGGCTTAACCCGCGCCGACGTGGTCGACCAGTTCATTCTGTTCCTTGAAACCCTCATCGAACGCAACCCCGTACACGACAAAATTGACTCCATAACCATCCTAGGCGGACAAGACAAACAAGGAAACCAAGAAAACGTCTGCCTCACCATACATGCCGGGCAAATCATAAGCATTGTGGGCTCCACGGGTTCGGGCAAAAGCCAACTCTTAAGCGACATCGAATGCATCGCCCAACGCGACACCCCCACCAAACGCCAAATCCTAGTCAACGGAAAAGCCCTCAATGATGAAGCCCGCTTCAAAATGGGTGGCAAACTCGTAGCGCAACTTTCACAAAACATGAACTTCGTGATGGATTTGAGTGTGGCAGAGTTTTTGGAGATGCACACCAAAAGCCGCATGTGCCAAAACTCCGCGCAGGTAATTCGCCAATGTTTTGCTTGTGCAAACGAGTTGGCGGGCGAAAAGTTCGCTGCAGAGACGAAGGTGACGCAGCTTTCAGGCGGGCAATCCCGCGCCTTGATGATTGCAAGTACTGCCCACATAAGTGCCTCCCCCATCGTGCTTATCGACGAAATCGAAAACGCAGGCGTAGACCGCAAACAGGCAATTCAGCTGCTGGCAAAAAAAGAAAAAATCGTCCTCATATCCACCCACGACCCCCTGCTGGCGTTAAACGCGGACAAACGCATCGTTATAAAAAACGGGGGCATATACAAAATCATTAAAACCTCCGCGCAGGAGCGGCAGTCCCTTTCACGGATTGAAGCCTTAGACAGCACGTTGCAGGCGGTTCGGCATCAACTCCGCATGGGCAACCTCATCGAACTAACCGACCTAAAGGAAGAAAAAACATGAACGAAAAAAACTTGTCAAGTGACGCATGGCAACTGTATGATGCATTAATTGAAGGTATCCCTGAAGACTGGGTCGTGGACGATGTGGTGTGTGGCGTTTATCACGCGTTTGTGCGTTCAGGCAACGGCGCAGGTTTCTGTATGGTCGCAGAGGATGACACCCGCCCCGTCATGCTCCACAATAAACTTCCGGGCATGAAACTCAAAGAGCTCGCCGCCGCAGTGAAGTCTTGGAATTTCATCGAAGCCAGCATCGGGCAAGCCGCCATAAACGCCTACTACAACACTCTGCCGGTTGCCCAAAAAAACGGTGTTGCCGTCTCTGATAGCCGCTTTGTAGAAGACCGCTCCAATGACCCCTTCATCTCCTACCAAAACGCCATTCGAAACAAAAAAGTTGCCGTCATCGAGCACTTCCCTTTCTTGGAGCAGTTGTTTGAACCCGTGTGTGACCTCTCGATTTTTGCTCGGCTACCTCAAGACTGCGAGTACCCGTACTCTGCAGCAGAATACCTCCTGCCCAGCTGTGACTACGTTTTCATAACGTGTGGTGCGTTTGTTGACAAGTCTCTGCCGCGTTTTCTCAAGCTTGCCTCAAAGGCGCATGTTGTCGTTGTTGGGCCGTCTACGCCGTTGGCTTCTGTGCTTTTCCAGTTTGGCGTCCACGATTTGTCTGGCTTTGTAATCAAAGACGTTGAAAAGGCGCGGCGTATCTGTCTGGGTCAAGAAAACTATTTGATTTATTCGACGGGGCAAAAAGTCAGCTTCAAGTCTGAACAGCAGTTGCCTTGACTAACTTTCACGGGCTTTACCCATGCCTTTTGTGGGTGGCCTTTGGCTGATGATGCGTAGAACTCTTATTAGCCACCAGCCAGTTACCCTTTGTAAGTGTTAGTTATGACGGGAAAAGCAGTCATCATAATGGGCTCCGAGCGGGACTTAGAGTTCTGCCGCGAAATCGCCAAACCCCTCAAAAAACTAACTGTGAACTACGAGTTCCGCGTAGCTTCCGCCCACAAAACCCCGCTGAAAGTGCTTGAAATCCTCAAAGAATTCGAGACGCAAACCGTGGTCTACGTGACCGTGGCGGGCAGGTCCAACGCGTTAAGCGCGTTTGTGGACGCAAACACCTCCAAACCCGTCATTGCATGCCCACCCTACTCCGACAAGTACGGCGGCGTGGATGTGTACTCTTCGCTGCGAGTGCCAAGCGGCATCGGCTCCGTTGTGACCATTGAGCCTGAAGGCGCCGCAATTGCCGCAGCGAAAATTCTGGCGGTTGCTGACTCCGCTTTGGAGTGCGCTGTTAAGGCGTATCAGTTGGAGAAGCAGCAGACGCTTGAGAAAGCCAACGAAACCATCAAAAACATGAAATAGGTAAACCGCGTTTTACACTCGGTTCTTTCCCGCTTATATTGGAGAATTGACTATGTCTGATGAAGTTGAAAGAAGAATTCCCCGCACCATGAGCACCCAGCACCCCGACAACGTGACGGTTCCAGCGTGGAGCTCTGACCCCGTTATTGACGGCAACGCTGAAGTCTACGAGGCATACTACGCTTACCAGACGTTGGGCTGCCAAGAGGTCATGTGGGACTCAGAGGGTAAAGACGTGGACACCCGCGTGGTGCGCAAACTGTTAAGCAGCCACTGGGACTTCTTTTCCCAAAACGTGCTTGGGGAAGACCTGCACCTGACTTACCGTATCCCCAACCCCTCCATTGAGGCAGTGGAGAAAAAGGTGGTTGTGGAAACTCTCCAAAACATCCCCGTAACCTACGATGTGGCTTCCTCCGTCTACAAAAAAGACGTAACGCCCATCTTTGAAGTAATTTTGCCTTTCACAACCAGCGGAAACGAACTTGTCTGGCTCTTTAACTACTACCGCCGCGCCATAGTCGCCGACGAAGACGCCATGCTTGACGACAAAACCGCAGCTAAGGACTGGATTGGCAGCTTCAAACCCAAAAAAGTGAACGTGATTCCACTGGTGGAAGACCAAGACAGCATCCTGCACATTGACCGCATCGTGAAACCCTACATCGAAGCCGCCAAACCTCGCTACCTCCGCGTTTTCATAGCTCGCAGCGACCCCGCTCTCAACTACGGGCTCATATCTGCCGTGTTGCTCTCTAAAATCGGCTTAGCCAAACTCAAGCAAACCGAAAAAGATACAGGCATACCAATCCACCCGATACTCGGCGTTGGCTCCAAACCGTTTCGTGGTCACTTGTCGCCTGAGAATTTGGGGAACTTTTTGCAGGAGTATCAAGGCTTGGCGACGGCAACGGTGCAGTCGGCGGCACGCTATGATTACCCACTGGAGCAGGTGAAGGATTTCGTGAAGTGCCTTAACGATAGCCTGCCAAACGGCGAACCCGTACCCGTTGACTCCACCGAGGAAGCGGTGTTGCTGGGTGTGCTCCAAAAGTGCAGAAAACAGTATGAGAGCGTGGCTGAGGTTTTGGCGCCGTTTCTCAACAGCGTCTCAGCATATGTGCCCCAGCGCCGCGCCCGAAAACTCCACATAGGCTTATTCGGTTACAGCCGAAACGTAGCAGGCGTGAGCCTTCCAAGGGCAATCACGTTTGCCGCCACTCTATACAGCATCGGTATCCCTCCAGAATTCATAGGCGCCCGCGTCATCGAGGATTTGAACGCCAAAGAATGGAAAGCTCTCCAGAAGTACTATGTTAACCTGAAAAAGGACTTCGCATCCGTCGGCGGCTACGTCTCTTGGCAGAACATCAACATGCTTATGGAGATGCATCTAAAAACCGCTAAACGCGCCGACATGAACGTGGATAATCTGCGGCTGGCGCTCACACGGATTCTGGCAGACCTCAAGACGGTGGAGGAGAAGCTGGACGTGAAGCTTGGACCCCGCACATCCACACAACGCAAACACGAAAACTTCACCAACAACTTCCTCATCAGCTACCTCGAGAGGGAAACCGACGAAGCCAAAATCGCTTTGGTGGAAGCAGCAAAGCTACGCAAATGCCTAGGCTAAGTTAAGCTGAACAGGATACTAAAACGTCCTTTTTTTAATTTTTGAGCCTCCCACCTATAAGAGCATAAATGTTTTAAAAGAAACCGCCAACTAGGATGCTAAGGTTCAGATGTCTATGACCGTAACGTCGCAGAGGTCGCTTAGCGAAATAAAGCAGCTTCTTGAAGCTTTGAAACCGACGCTTAGGAAACGGTTCAAAGTGCAAACTATAGCTATCTTTGGCTCATATGCGCATGGAGAACAAGATGAAAACAGCGACCTTGACCTTCTGGTCACGTTCTCACAGCCTTACAACCTTTGGGAGTTTTTGGATGTCAAAGAGTTTTTGACAAAGAAACTGCGCGTCAAGGTTGACTTAGTGCCCAAAGATTCCATAAAGAGTTTGATTAAGGAAAAAATTCTTCAAGAAGCTCTGCCCGTATAAAAAGAGACTTCAGGCTTTACCTTAAAGACATTTATGACGCCATTGATGAGATAGAAGAGTTCACCAAAGACTTCACCGAGAGCGATTTTATTAATAATAAAATGGCAATAAAAGCAACTATAACGGACCTGATAATAATTGGTGAAGCTGTGGATAAAATTCCTACAACCTTCAAGTACTCCTATAAGCAAATTCCATGGCGCACATGGAAACGTATGAGAGACACACGAAATGAACTTGCACATGAATACTACACTATTAAACCTGAAGTTTTATGGGCAATCGTGAAATACGAACTGCCTCCAATAAAACCTCATATCAAAAAGATTATCGAGAAAGAAACCATTGAAGAATAATATGGGTAACGTAACAATTTCATTGTTAACGGTTTATTCAACACTTGTCTGGAGCGAGAAACGTCAGATTTCTTGTGTCAGCCCCTGCCAGCAAAGCAAGCTGAGCCCTTTCAGCGGTGAAACTACAACATCTCGCTTGACTATCAGTTTTTTCGGGTAAATTGTTGGGTTGGGAAAAAGTTTTTGTTGATAAAAAGGCTTAAGAAGAAATATTTCCTTCTCCAACAAAGAATAATTAGGAGTGTATCTGCTGTGGGCAGTGTCAAAGACTTAGAAGTAATCCAGAAACCAACCAAAGACAAAATGGGGCTGGGACGGTTCCATTTCAGTGACCGATACAGCGTGTTTGACTGGGGCGAAATGCCTGACCTTATCGACAAGAAAGGTGAAGCACTCTGCCTCATGGGTGCCTACTGTTTTGAGCGCCTCGAAGTGAAAAGTGTGCTTACCCACTACAAAGGCTTAGTTGACAGCAACAAAAAAACCGTCAAACTGGCCCAAGCCAAAGAGCCCAGCAGCACCATGGAAGTCTCCTTAGTGAGCGTCTACAAACCCCCATCGAAAGTTGAAAACGGCAAACTTTTCTACGACTACAGCGCGTACAACCCAAGCCTGAAAAGCTGTCTTATCCCATTGGAGGTCATCTACCGCAACGGTTTGCCCGAAGGCAGCAGTGTGTTTAGGCGGCTGGAACAGGGCAAAGTGACGCTGCAGCAGCTTGGCTTAGACCACACCCCCAAACCAGGCGAAAGGCTGGCTAAACCGATTTTTGATGTCAGCACCAAACTGGAAGAAACTGACCGATACATTTCTTGGGAGGAAGCAGCCAAAATCGCGGGACTAACCGGCATTGAAGCAGCAGCCGTCAAAGTGGTTTTGTCCAAAGTGAACGAAACAATCAACGAAATCGCCGCCAAAGCAGGTTTAGTCAACGAGGACGGCAAAATCGAGTTAGCCTTTGACACACAAAGACGCCTCATGGTGGTTGATGTCATTGGGACGCTCGACGAGTGCCGCTTTACACTGGACGGGTTGCATGTGAGCAAGGAGGTGGCGCGGCAGTTCTACAAGAAAACCGACTGGTACAGTGAAGTGGAGCAAGCCAAGAAAACCGCCGACGCCCAAGGCATCCAAGACTGGAAGTCCCTTGTCAAGACGCCTGCGCCCAAGCTTGACCCCAAACTCAAAACCATCGTTGCGCAGATGTATATGGCGGCGGCTAATGAGATGACGGGTAGGAAGTTTTTTGAAACCCCCCCGCTAATTGATGTGGTGAAAGAGTACAAAGAGTGGACTGGCGAAAAACAGTGACTATGAAAGAACAAATCAAGCAAGTAATCGCGGATTACGACCCCAAAAAAGTCCGCATCGGAGTGTTAGGCAGTCACTCGGCGCTGGAGATTGCGGCGGGTGCCCGAGAGGAAGGCTTTGAAACCGTTGTGGTTTGCCAGAAAGGCAGAGAAAAAACCTACGCCCACTACTACAAAGCCCTGTTTAACAACTTCATTTTCCTTGACAAATTCTCCCAGATAACCGACCCTGAAACGGTTCAGCAGCTGACCGAGCTGAACACGGTGTTTGTGCCCAACCGCAGTTTTAGCGTGTACGCGGGCTATGAAGCCATTGAGCAGAAATTCGCCGTGCCCCTGATGGGTAACCGGGACATGCTGCGAACCGAAGAGCGCAACACGCCACGCAACCAGCTTTTCCTGCTTCAGAAGGCAGGCATCAAGACGCCCAAAACCTTCCAGTCCCCCGACGAAATCGACCGCCTCGCCATAGTAAAAGTGCCTGAAAAGGAACGCGCCATCGAACGCGCCTTCTTCTACGCCTCCTCACCCCAAGAGTACGAGCAAACCTCCCAGCAACGCATCAAACAAGGCATCATAACCGAGGAAGCCCTCAAACAAGCCGTCATTGAGGAGTATGTTTTGGGCGCCAAATTCAACGCAAACCTGTTCTGGTCCCCCTTAACAGATGAAATTGACTTGTTGGGTTTTGACAGGCGCATCCAGACTGACCTTGACGGCGTTTTGGATTTGCCCGCCGCGGAACAACTGGAACTAAAAATTGCCACCCAAAACATAGAAATCGGCCACATGGGAGCCACCATGAGGGAGAGCCAAATCGAGAAAATCTTTGATGCTGCTGAACGTTTCGTGCAGACCTGCCGTAGCGAGTTTCCGCCGGGTATGATTGGTTTGTTTGCGTTGCAGGGGGCGGTGACTAAGAATTTGGACTTTTACGTTTTTGACGTGAGCCCACGCGTTCCCGGGTGCCCCTGTGTGGAGCCAACCTCGCCCTACATGAAGTACAAGTACGGTGTCGAGGTGGGTCCGGGCAAACGGGTCGCTATGGAAATTAAACGTGCACTGCTGGAACGTCGGTTAGAGGATGTGGTTACATGATAACCTCCTCTGACATGGCACAAGTGCTTGAAAAGTATGACCAAAGCAAGCTGGCAATTGGCACTTTAGGTTCGCACAGTTCGCTTAACATTTTTAAGGGCGCCAAAGAGGAAGGCTTCCGCACGGTGTGCGTGTGCAAAGAAAAAGACGTCCTTATGTACCAAAAGTTTCCGCTGGTGGATGAACTCATCGTCGTCAAGGACTTCACTGAACTGCTTAACGAAGAGTTGCAGGAGAAACTGCGGCGCCTCAACGTTATCCTCATTCCCCACGGCTCCTTCACCGCCTACCTCAGCACCCAACAGCTCACCGACAGCCTTATGGTTCCGATGTTTGGCAACCGCGAACTGCTCCACTGGGAGGCAGACCGAAAAGAGCAAGAAGAATGGCTGCGCCAAGCAGGACTCCGACTGCCCGCCGTCTTCAAGACTCCAGAAGACATTGACCGCCTTGTCATAGCCAAACTGCCCGGAGCCAAGGGCGGCAGAGGCTACTTTTTGGCGAATTCCCCGCAGACTTTCTACAAGAAGTTCACTGAGATGGTTGCCCGCCGCTTGCTCCAAGAAGAAGACCTAGAAAAAGTGCATCTGCAGGAGTACGCTTTGGGCGTGAACGTGTACCCCAGCTACTTTAGCAGCATCATGAACGACGATGTGGAGCTTTTGGCAATGGACCGCCGCTATGAATCCGCCGTTGACAGCCTTGGCAAGGTTCCCGCAAGCCAGCAGCTAGAAATCGACTTGAACCCCACCTACACGGTGGTGGGTAACTTCCCCATTGTTCTGCGCGAATCCTTGTTGCCTGAAATTATGCGCATGGGCGATAGTGTTCACCGCAAAGCCCGCGAACTCGCCCCACCCGGCATCATCGGACCCTTCTGCCTTGAAACCGTTATCACGGACGATCTTAAAATTTTCACTTTTGAAATCTCGGCGCGTATCGTTGCAGGAACCAACGTCGGCATCGGCACCTCACCCTACGCGTACTTGCGTTACGGGGAGAACATGTACATGGGCAGACGTATCGCTATGGAAATTAAGCAGGCAGCGGCACAGAAGCGACTCGGCGAAATCGCCGTCTAAAACCCCCTTATTGTTTAATTTAAGCAAGCCTGCAGGACAAACTCAAAGTTTTGGTGGGTGCGGCTTCGGCTGTACCTTTTGAGTGCCTCCAAAGTTTTTTCTCTGTCAGGTTCCCCTAGTGTCTGGGCAAGGGCACGTGAGACTTCGTTGTTGCCCACAAAAAGGTAGCTGGAGAGGGCGGTGACGTTAGCGGTTTTTCGGGTGTCGCTGGCGGTTTCAAAATCCACAATAAACGGCTCATTTTCGCCGTCCACGAGGATGTGTTTGGGTGCTTTGCTGAGTTCCCCGTGGTCTAAACCCGCTTGGTCAAGCCGAAAACACTGCTCCAGCGCCGTCCGTAGAACCTTTTGAATTTCCGCTTTGTCTTTGTGGGTTTTGAGCCATTCTGGTAAAACATCGCCGTTGATAAGCTGCATCAACAGAAAATTTTTGCTTGCC is a window encoding:
- a CDS encoding formate--phosphoribosylaminoimidazolecarboxamide ligase gives rise to the protein MITSSDMAQVLEKYDQSKLAIGTLGSHSSLNIFKGAKEEGFRTVCVCKEKDVLMYQKFPLVDELIVVKDFTELLNEELQEKLRRLNVILIPHGSFTAYLSTQQLTDSLMVPMFGNRELLHWEADRKEQEEWLRQAGLRLPAVFKTPEDIDRLVIAKLPGAKGGRGYFLANSPQTFYKKFTEMVARRLLQEEDLEKVHLQEYALGVNVYPSYFSSIMNDDVELLAMDRRYESAVDSLGKVPASQQLEIDLNPTYTVVGNFPIVLRESLLPEIMRMGDSVHRKARELAPPGIIGPFCLETVITDDLKIFTFEISARIVAGTNVGIGTSPYAYLRYGENMYMGRRIAMEIKQAAAQKRLGEIAV
- a CDS encoding DUF86 domain-containing protein: MDEIEEFTKDFTESDFINNKMAIKATITDLIIIGEAVDKIPTTFKYSYKQIPWRTWKRMRDTRNELAHEYYTIKPEVLWAIVKYELPPIKPHIKKIIEKETIEE
- the purC gene encoding phosphoribosylaminoimidazolesuccinocarboxamide synthase; its protein translation is MGSVKDLEVIQKPTKDKMGLGRFHFSDRYSVFDWGEMPDLIDKKGEALCLMGAYCFERLEVKSVLTHYKGLVDSNKKTVKLAQAKEPSSTMEVSLVSVYKPPSKVENGKLFYDYSAYNPSLKSCLIPLEVIYRNGLPEGSSVFRRLEQGKVTLQQLGLDHTPKPGERLAKPIFDVSTKLEETDRYISWEEAAKIAGLTGIEAAAVKVVLSKVNETINEIAAKAGLVNEDGKIELAFDTQRRLMVVDVIGTLDECRFTLDGLHVSKEVARQFYKKTDWYSEVEQAKKTADAQGIQDWKSLVKTPAPKLDPKLKTIVAQMYMAAANEMTGRKFFETPPLIDVVKEYKEWTGEKQ
- a CDS encoding RIO1 family regulatory kinase/ATPase; the encoded protein is MKRPVIPTAQLWQEPYASVLCFPQPNEAEAQSRIAELQSLGVETVEFDGKTTLFGVPLPVIGKGFVGIVVVAHVKGERVALKIRRLDADRADLLHEAEMLSKANAVGVAPKLVEASKNFLLMQLINGDVLPEWLKTHKDKAEIQKVLRTALEQCFRLDQAGLDHGELSKAPKHILVDGENEPFIVDFETASDTRKTANVTALSSYLFVGNNEVSRALAQTLGEPDREKTLEALKRYSRSRTHQNFEFVLQACLN
- a CDS encoding nucleotidyltransferase family protein; this translates as MSMTVTSQRSLSEIKQLLEALKPTLRKRFKVQTIAIFGSYAHGEQDENSDLDLLVTFSQPYNLWEFLDVKEFLTKKLRVKVDLVPKDSIKSLIKEKILQEALPV
- a CDS encoding formate--phosphoribosylaminoimidazolecarboxamide ligase family protein; protein product: MKEQIKQVIADYDPKKVRIGVLGSHSALEIAAGAREEGFETVVVCQKGREKTYAHYYKALFNNFIFLDKFSQITDPETVQQLTELNTVFVPNRSFSVYAGYEAIEQKFAVPLMGNRDMLRTEERNTPRNQLFLLQKAGIKTPKTFQSPDEIDRLAIVKVPEKERAIERAFFYASSPQEYEQTSQQRIKQGIITEEALKQAVIEEYVLGAKFNANLFWSPLTDEIDLLGFDRRIQTDLDGVLDLPAAEQLELKIATQNIEIGHMGATMRESQIEKIFDAAERFVQTCRSEFPPGMIGLFALQGAVTKNLDFYVFDVSPRVPGCPCVEPTSPYMKYKYGVEVGPGKRVAMEIKRALLERRLEDVVT